A genome region from Marispirochaeta aestuarii includes the following:
- a CDS encoding spiro-SPASM protein, with protein sequence MPLCDGKSAFDLVIELAGKLPDISGLVCLCSRENDLHGKMDGVSCISGIDSPGTLFAALQSLCEKQPELNSLFYLYGDTPFVDPALSERMWNNHRRYHADYTFADAYPAGIAPEIIRASAVSALAQLAEGMKGPLKRDTVFEVLRRDINAFEIETEIPPLDLRMLRICLAAEDRAGYMLVKRVCEAGVRGAEALLRYLDENQRILRTLPAYLSVQISAGCPQVCTYCPYPGVAGDVEKLTDTMPVGRFRELLQGYSDFAGRGYVNLSPWGEPALHPEIYDILDTLLDYPNLTGVLETAGIGWDREALKKLADRAGEQLIWIVSLDALTEETYRRLRGKGFQEAVDTAVYLLELFPSSAWVQAVRMDSNEEELEKFYRFWKERTENIIIQKYDHFSGRLPQRRVADISPLKRNPCWHLKRDLVVLINGDVPMCREDLDGQYSLGNIFRDGFEAVWKRGEEYYLQHLEQKYPSLCSECDEYYTFNY encoded by the coding sequence ATGCCTCTCTGCGACGGGAAATCGGCTTTCGATCTGGTCATCGAGCTGGCCGGGAAACTGCCGGATATTTCCGGACTCGTCTGCCTTTGCTCCCGGGAAAACGATCTCCATGGAAAGATGGACGGCGTTTCCTGTATTTCCGGAATAGACAGCCCCGGGACACTCTTCGCCGCCCTGCAGAGCCTGTGCGAAAAGCAGCCGGAGTTGAACTCATTATTCTATCTGTACGGGGATACCCCCTTTGTTGATCCCGCTCTTTCGGAGCGGATGTGGAACAACCACCGCCGTTACCATGCAGACTATACCTTTGCCGACGCCTATCCTGCGGGAATAGCCCCGGAGATCATCCGTGCATCCGCCGTCTCCGCCCTGGCACAACTGGCGGAGGGAATGAAGGGGCCGCTAAAACGGGATACGGTGTTCGAGGTGCTTCGCAGGGATATTAATGCCTTCGAGATCGAGACGGAAATTCCACCCCTGGACCTCAGGATGCTCCGGATATGCCTGGCCGCGGAAGACAGGGCCGGGTACATGCTGGTTAAGCGGGTTTGTGAGGCGGGAGTCCGGGGCGCCGAGGCGCTGCTTCGTTATCTTGATGAAAACCAGAGGATCCTCCGGACGCTTCCCGCCTACCTTTCTGTTCAGATCAGTGCCGGATGTCCCCAGGTCTGTACATACTGTCCCTATCCCGGCGTGGCGGGGGATGTGGAAAAGCTTACGGATACCATGCCTGTGGGACGTTTCAGGGAACTTTTGCAGGGCTATTCTGATTTTGCCGGACGGGGATACGTCAATCTTTCGCCCTGGGGCGAGCCGGCACTGCACCCGGAGATATACGATATTCTGGATACGCTGCTGGATTACCCGAATCTGACGGGTGTGCTGGAGACCGCCGGTATCGGTTGGGATCGGGAAGCCCTTAAAAAACTGGCAGACCGAGCCGGGGAACAGCTTATCTGGATCGTCTCCCTCGATGCCCTGACTGAAGAAACCTACCGAAGGCTCAGGGGAAAAGGCTTTCAGGAGGCGGTTGATACCGCTGTGTATCTGCTGGAACTCTTTCCTTCCAGCGCCTGGGTCCAGGCTGTCCGCATGGACAGCAACGAGGAGGAGCTGGAGAAGTTCTATCGCTTCTGGAAGGAGCGTACGGAGAATATTATCATCCAGAAGTACGACCATTTTTCCGGCAGACTTCCCCAGCGCCGGGTGGCGGATATATCTCCCCTCAAGCGGAATCCCTGCTGGCATCTGAAGCGGGACCTGGTGGTGCTGATCAACGGCGATGTTCCCATGTGCCGTGAGGACCTGGACGGTCAATATTCTCTGGGAAACATTTTCAGAGACGGTTTCGAAGCAGTCTGGAAGAGAGGGGAGGAATACTATCTTCAGCATCTTGAGCAGAAATATCCCTCCCTGTGCAGTGAGTGCGATGAGTACTACACCTTCAACTACTGA
- a CDS encoding dihydroorotate dehydrogenase: protein MELTVQIGTKKLPNPTGVASGTFGYGSEYEELVDLSSLGAIYSKAVTPEARPGNDIPRIIETPAGLLNSIGLANVGLERFISEKLPLFRRFPCPVVVNVAGKNDEDYCRVVEELDEFDEVWGYEINLSCPNVKEGCLAFGSNPAYVEGLTRKLRGLSPKPMIIKLTPNVTDIASIAKAAEAGGADAVSCINTLVGMVIDIHKKKPVLPAGTGGLSGPAIKPVGVAAVYRVKRAVGIPVIGIGGIQNAEDAIEYLLAGASAVQIGTATFVDPAAPVKVLAGIKAYMKEEGLESLKDFHRYIP from the coding sequence ATGGAACTGACAGTACAGATCGGAACTAAAAAGCTCCCCAATCCCACCGGGGTCGCCTCCGGAACCTTCGGCTACGGCAGTGAATACGAGGAGCTGGTGGACCTCTCCAGTTTAGGCGCAATCTATTCAAAGGCGGTAACCCCGGAAGCGCGTCCGGGGAACGACATACCCCGCATAATAGAAACCCCCGCGGGACTGCTGAACTCCATCGGCCTTGCCAACGTGGGACTCGAGCGCTTTATCTCGGAAAAGCTTCCCCTCTTCCGCCGCTTTCCCTGTCCGGTAGTCGTCAACGTGGCGGGTAAAAACGATGAGGACTACTGCAGGGTTGTGGAGGAACTTGACGAATTCGATGAGGTCTGGGGCTACGAAATAAACTTGAGCTGTCCCAATGTAAAGGAAGGCTGTCTGGCCTTTGGAAGCAACCCCGCGTATGTGGAGGGCCTGACCCGTAAACTGCGGGGTTTAAGCCCCAAACCGATGATAATAAAGCTCACCCCCAACGTGACGGACATTGCCTCCATCGCAAAGGCCGCCGAGGCCGGAGGCGCCGACGCCGTAAGCTGCATAAACACCCTGGTGGGTATGGTTATCGATATACACAAAAAAAAGCCGGTCCTCCCGGCTGGAACAGGCGGGCTCTCCGGCCCGGCGATCAAACCCGTCGGGGTAGCCGCCGTATACAGGGTTAAACGGGCAGTAGGTATTCCCGTTATAGGAATCGGAGGCATACAGAACGCTGAGGACGCCATCGAGTACCTGCTGGCGGGGGCCTCGGCCGTTCAGATCGGTACGGCCACCTTCGTCGATCCTGCAGCACCGGTAAAGGTCCTTGCGGGAATCAAGGCCTATATGAAAGAGGAAGGACTTGAATCGCTTAAGGATTTTCATCGGTACATACCCTGA
- a CDS encoding type IV toxin-antitoxin system AbiEi family antitoxin domain-containing protein: MKKTPEEIFLQHGGQLRMSQAIKLGINRYTLYSLRDRGIIEQVSRGVYRLASLPDISNPDLVTVALRTPNAVICLVSALAYHNLTTQIPHSVFIALPHTVRAPRIDFPPISVHKFSDLAYKSGVEEHLIDGVLVNIYDKEKTLVDCFKFRNKLGLDIFLEALKLYTSQKNSNFTAIMHYAELCRVDRGIQPYLEALL; this comes from the coding sequence ATGAAAAAAACACCGGAAGAGATCTTTCTTCAACATGGCGGTCAACTCCGCATGTCTCAAGCTATCAAACTAGGTATCAATCGGTATACCCTGTATTCGCTTCGCGATAGGGGGATTATTGAACAGGTAAGCCGTGGAGTCTACCGGCTTGCCTCCCTGCCAGACATAAGCAACCCCGATCTGGTAACAGTTGCCCTTCGAACCCCTAATGCGGTAATCTGCCTTGTCTCAGCCCTCGCTTATCACAACCTGACAACGCAAATCCCCCATTCTGTGTTTATTGCACTACCCCATACCGTCAGAGCACCTCGAATCGATTTTCCGCCAATAAGTGTGCATAAGTTTTCTGATCTGGCATATAAATCCGGAGTCGAAGAACATCTGATTGATGGGGTACTGGTGAATATCTATGATAAGGAAAAAACCCTGGTCGACTGCTTCAAGTTTCGCAATAAACTTGGACTCGATATTTTCCTTGAAGCACTCAAACTCTATACATCTCAGAAAAATAGCAATTTCACTGCAATTATGCACTATGCAGAACTATGCCGGGTAGATCGTGGTATACAGCCATATCTGGAGGCTCTCCTGTGA
- a CDS encoding MBL fold metallo-hydrolase yields MKIRIWGCRGSIPTPGKSTIKFGGNTSCIEVSLRDGSVVIFDAGSGLRKLGKRIVRDDSCRELYLVLTHSHWDHLMGFPFFLPAYRENYTINVRGGPIAKESVKKYLEHQMEAPYFPARFSSLKANFDFSHGMPIVRRIGTAELIPIPLSHPNGGFGFRLQDKDASFVFLTDNELGHDHEGRRSYTEYINFAKNADLLLHDAQYTPEEYKHTKGWGHSTFVDAALFALHSGVKNYGIFHHDPDHCDGDIERIEAVSREIISRKQGTTHSFAVYEGQEINLP; encoded by the coding sequence ATGAAAATCAGGATATGGGGATGCCGCGGATCCATTCCAACGCCCGGTAAATCCACCATCAAATTCGGCGGCAATACCAGCTGTATCGAGGTCAGCCTGAGAGACGGCAGCGTTGTAATCTTCGACGCCGGATCCGGATTGCGAAAGCTGGGAAAAAGGATTGTCCGGGACGACAGCTGCAGGGAGTTGTATCTGGTTCTTACCCACTCCCACTGGGACCACCTGATGGGCTTTCCCTTCTTTTTACCCGCCTACAGGGAAAACTATACCATAAACGTCCGGGGCGGCCCCATCGCGAAGGAATCAGTGAAAAAGTATCTGGAACATCAGATGGAAGCACCCTACTTTCCCGCCCGCTTCAGTTCCCTCAAGGCAAACTTCGATTTCAGTCACGGAATGCCCATTGTACGCAGGATAGGAACGGCTGAATTAATTCCCATTCCCCTCAGCCATCCCAACGGAGGCTTCGGTTTCCGATTACAGGACAAGGATGCATCCTTTGTCTTCCTGACGGACAACGAACTGGGTCATGATCATGAGGGAAGACGTTCCTATACCGAATACATCAACTTCGCAAAGAATGCGGACCTGCTGCTGCATGACGCCCAGTACACTCCCGAAGAGTATAAACATACCAAAGGATGGGGCCACTCCACTTTCGTCGATGCAGCCCTTTTCGCTCTTCATTCCGGGGTTAAAAATTACGGTATTTTTCACCACGATCCCGACCACTGTGACGGTGATATAGAGAGAATCGAAGCAGTAAGCCGGGAGATAATCAGCAGGAAGCAGGGTACGACCCACAGTTTTGCCGTATATGAAGGGCAGGAAATCAATTTACCTTAA
- a CDS encoding dihydroorotate dehydrogenase electron transfer subunit, whose translation MVQEKVHLTHNREIARDYFELEFSCDFSDKNIPLPGQFLTVKIGEGPAPLLRRPFAFAGHGDGKARMIYQRRGPGTDMLAGMREGDALDIIAPLGNSWPEPEKNEHPVLVAGGIGMGPILYFARGLKQAGRDFTLIIGARSGEYLPDSSITEDLVPLFATDDGSIGIHGTVVDALPSQYPAHPRFYACGPNPMMMAIHRKALELDAPCSVSMEQTMACGVGACMGCVIRLTGHERYARVCADGPIFDSRDIQWN comes from the coding sequence GTGGTCCAGGAAAAGGTTCACCTGACGCACAACCGGGAGATAGCCAGGGACTATTTTGAGCTCGAGTTCTCCTGTGATTTTTCGGACAAAAACATCCCTCTTCCCGGACAGTTCCTTACAGTGAAAATCGGGGAAGGACCGGCTCCGCTTTTAAGACGGCCCTTTGCCTTTGCAGGCCACGGGGACGGAAAGGCGCGCATGATCTACCAGCGCCGCGGTCCGGGGACGGATATGCTGGCAGGAATGCGCGAAGGAGACGCCCTGGACATAATCGCTCCCCTGGGGAACTCCTGGCCGGAACCGGAGAAGAACGAACACCCCGTACTTGTTGCCGGCGGAATCGGTATGGGGCCGATTCTATACTTTGCCCGGGGGCTGAAACAGGCAGGCAGGGATTTTACCCTGATCATCGGCGCCCGCAGCGGAGAGTATCTGCCGGACTCCTCAATAACAGAGGACCTGGTACCCCTTTTTGCCACGGATGACGGCAGCATCGGTATTCACGGGACCGTCGTGGATGCCCTGCCCTCACAGTATCCCGCACATCCCCGGTTCTACGCCTGCGGCCCGAACCCGATGATGATGGCGATCCACCGGAAGGCTCTTGAACTCGATGCCCCCTGCAGCGTCTCCATGGAACAGACCATGGCCTGCGGAGTCGGGGCCTGTATGGGCTGCGTAATCCGGCTCACAGGGCATGAGCGCTATGCCCGCGTCTGCGCCGACGGACCAATCTTTGACAGCAGGGACATCCAATGGAACTGA
- the nth gene encoding endonuclease III, with product MEYPRSRILKIYDILNKRYPDPRTLLHFRNPFELLISVILSAQTTDRQVNEVTPGLFEAYPDAASLSRAEQESVENLVRSTGFYRQKAKNIIATARQLEDVHGGAVPAGMDELTRLPGVGRKSANVVLGHIYNRPAVIVDTHFSRVVRRLGLTQAEQPEKIEKEIALLLAPEFHTRFSMVINYHGRDLCLARRPKCGECPLNTLCPWYSEKPAVVLRE from the coding sequence ATGGAGTATCCCCGTTCCAGAATTCTGAAGATCTACGATATACTCAACAAACGTTACCCCGATCCCCGTACCCTGCTGCACTTTCGAAATCCCTTTGAGCTGCTCATTTCGGTAATCCTCTCCGCCCAGACAACGGACCGGCAGGTCAACGAGGTCACCCCTGGGCTTTTTGAAGCCTATCCTGACGCCGCATCTTTGAGCAGGGCGGAGCAGGAAAGCGTGGAGAATCTGGTCCGCAGCACAGGGTTTTACCGGCAGAAGGCAAAGAATATTATTGCAACGGCCAGACAGCTGGAGGATGTTCACGGAGGCGCAGTCCCGGCCGGCATGGACGAACTGACCCGTCTGCCGGGGGTGGGCAGAAAAAGCGCCAACGTTGTGCTGGGACATATTTATAATCGTCCTGCCGTAATCGTGGACACCCATTTTTCCCGGGTGGTACGAAGGCTGGGTTTAACCCAGGCAGAACAGCCGGAGAAAATAGAAAAAGAGATTGCCCTGCTGCTGGCCCCGGAGTTTCATACCCGCTTTTCCATGGTGATAAATTATCATGGCAGGGATCTGTGTCTGGCCAGGAGGCCGAAGTGCGGCGAATGTCCCTTGAATACACTGTGTCCCTGGTATTCCGAAAAACCTGCTGTTGTGCTCCGCGAATAA